The Paenibacillus sp. 481 DNA window TGCCGCTGTTGCTTGGCACGGACGCACGCGCGTTAACGGTCAGTGCTGCTTTGGCGGCGGCAGGTGTAGCGGGTGTTGCGATTAGGCCACCTACTGTGCCGGAAGGAAGTGCGCGCATCCGTTTTGCGCCGATGGCGGTACATCGTGATAGCGATTTACGGCGAGCGGCTGACGAGGTGGTACGCATCGTGCGGGAACAGCAGCACAAGGATGTAATGGGGGAAATCGTATGACGGAATCGGAAACGGATTCGAAGTCGGAATCGGAATCGGGAGCTAAAAGGCATCATCAGCTTCAATCACAACCACAGACACAGCGACAGTCACGGCCGCAGACACAGCGACAGACACAGACACAGCGACGGACACAGTCACAGCAAATGGTTCTTCCGCAGCCGAAGCCGAAATCGAAGTCAAAGCTAAAGTTGAAGCCAATGGCAGAGCTAAAGCTAAAGCTAAAGCTAAAGCTAAAGCTAAAGCTAAAGCTAAAGCCGAAGGCAAGGGTAAAGCTGAAGCTCGAGTCAAAGCCCAGGTCAAAGCCAAAGCCAAAGCTGCTATGGGTGCATGGCTGGGGCATGTCGGACCTTGTATGGCGCCATTGTGCGATTGCGCTGCCGCAATTCAGCCATCATTATGTATCCTTTGCCGACTGTGCGACGGCAGCGGAGTTGCGTGAAGCCGTCCTTGCACCGCTGCGTAGGGAAGGCGGTGATTGGCACATCGTCGCGTGGTCGCTTGGCGGAATGCTCGTGTTGGACGCTTTGGACGAACAGTTACGTTCACAAGGGGGACAATTAGAGCCAGAGGAAAATGGGGCTGGCCTATTCAGAGCTATCGTGCTGTGCGGCGATCATACTCCACGTGCTGTCATTCGCAGTGTCGTGCTAACGGGAACAACGTTGCGTTTCGTTGACGAGGCAGGAGCTGGCTGGCATCCTCGAATTATTGCCCGAATGCGTCGGCGTTTGGCCACGGAACCGAGACAAACGCTGCTTGCGTTTGCAGAAACGATCCGGCCCAGTAGCGATGACTCAAGGGTGGCTGAGTGTCTCGAACGAGCGGTTGCGGCCACCTCTTTTAGTGCCGCAGGTCTTGATGCAGGGCTTGCTTATTTACAGCAAAGCGATTTGACGCAAGTGTGGCAAAGACTGATGACACACCATGTACCGATATGCTGGTTGCATGGTGAGGACGATTCGGTATGTCCGAAGCTTGCATTTGACCAAGCGCGGATCATGGCAGAGCAAGTGAGCGTTAACAACGATCATAGGAAAGAGCATATGGCGCGATTTATTTCGCTTCCTTTTTCGGGGCATGCCCCTTTTTTAACCCAACCACAACGATGGCTAAAGGAGCTGAACGCTTGGTATGAGCAATTTGAACATGGAAATGAAGACAACGATAGCGACAGCGAGTTTAGCGCATACACATAAAGACGTATTGACGGACTCCATAGACAAGGGGCTTGTTCAACGCCGGTTTGATCGGCATGCACATGAATATGACCAATATGCTGAGGTTCAGAAACAGATGGCTGATCAGCTCGCTGAACATATAAAGGCCGCTATGCCACCTATTCACAACAACAGTACTTCTTTGCGTATCTTGGATATAGGTTGTGGAACAGGAATGTTGACGGAACGACTCATGCGTACATATCCACAATCTCATGTAACGCTGCTCGATCTATCGCCTCGAATGTTGGAGCAGGCACTTGCTAAGTTGAACCACATCGGCATCCAAGCCAGTGCGGTTGAAGTGATTGCTGAAGATGCGGAGACATGGGCAGAGCGGGCGGGGCGGCTACGGCATGAGGGTAAAGAAGACGTGTTGCCAAAAAATAAGCAGAATGCAGCTTGTGCGCAAGTGGAAGCGAGCTTTGACCTCATTGTGTCGAGCGCGGCGTTTCAGTGGTTTAATCGCCCCGATGAAACGCTAACCGCTTTATGCTCGCTACTGCGGCCCGGTGGCGTGCTCGCTTTCGCCACCTTTATGCCAGGCACGCTCGGCGAGCTGCATGCCGCTTTTGCTGCGGCTGAAGCTGCGCTAGGCTTGCCGCCTTCGCCACGGGGCCAATCGTACCCTACAGGCCACGATTGGAGCCGCTGGTGCGCTTCTCCGACAGTGGCGCGCCCATTAAACTGGGAAGAACGCTGCTACACGCATCGTTATTCCTCTACTGACGCCATGCTCCGCCATGTGCGGCGCATTGGAGCGGGGAACGCCGTCGTCGGTCGATCGGCGGCACCTAATCGAGCGCTGCACGCGCGTTGGCAGGCAGAGTACGCGGCGCGTTTCTCGGCGTCTGACGGCAGCGTGCCTGCAAGCTATTATGTCGGCTATGGTCTGCTTCATATGGACACATAGCCACAAGTGAATTTAGTACTGCTGGCTGATGCATTCCACGGTTACTTCCTTTAGTAGCTTCATAATATCTTCACGGCGTACGAGACCAGCCGAAGGCATAAGCACATTGGCCGTTCCGCATGCTGCACCAAATCGCAGGCGATCAACGACGGACATGCCTCTTTTTTCGCCAACAATAATTCCGGCCACCATAGCATCACCGCTGCCAACCGTATTCACGGCTTCTACTTGCGGGACGTTTACGCGGTAAAGTTCACCTTCCATGCCAGCTAATGCGCCGCGCTTGCCGAGTGATACAATGACGTTGGGCACACCTTGCGCATTTAGGCGTCGGATAGCATGAGCGATTGCAGGTTCATCGTGGGTGGTTGAAGTGCTTAAGGTGCTTAAAGGAAGGTCGGTTTCGCCTAACACTTGTGTTAATACGGATTCTCTGTCTGAATTGAGGTTGTTGTCTCTATGTAAGGGGTGTTTAGCATCTTCTTTAATGAGCGTAGATGACGAATAGCGAAAAGCTTCGGTATGTTGTTCGCTCATTGCTGATCGATAGGTAGGTTCATGATGACCAGCATGCTCTTTTTTTATAGCCTTGTCATAACTATCATCCAGCAGTAGCTTGATCTCGTGTTCATTAGGTTTAATTAAATAAGGTTTCGCCTTTATGCCTTCAATAAGAGCTGCTCCGCTCGTATCTAGGATTGGGGTTGCGCCGACTTGACGGGCAATTTCAATGAGTTCAGCATAAAAATGAACCGGACACCCGCGAGGCAGGCTACCTGAGAACACGACGTAATAAGAACGCGCTGCAAGCTGGGCTACTTTTAGTTTCATTGCAGCGAGCACGCCATCAGGAAGAGTAGGGCCTGCTTCCAGTAGCTCTGTTTGGGTGCCTTGTACGGGGTCGATAATGTTTAAGCAGAGGCGAGATTCACCGCTTGCCATCACAAACTCCCCTTGAATCCCCTCTAAGTTAAGTTGCTCTAAAATAGCCATCCCGTTAAATCCAGCCACAAAACCCGTTGCAACGACAGGCTCGCGCAACGTTTTGATGACACGGGCTACATTGATCCCTTTACCACCAGCAGAGGCGTTCATTTGCTCTACGCGGTATTGTGCTTTACTTTCAAACTGAGGAACAATGTACGTCTTATCAATAGCAGCATTTAACGTAACTGTAGTGATCATCTGATCGCCTCCGCATGAATAGATTCGTTTCATAGCCACTAATAACAAAGTGAAGCTTTCAAATGGTCGGTTCTTGCTTGGACTTCCTTGGCCTTGCCTATACAGCCGGCCATCTTCATCTTTTCTTGCGCTAAGCGCTTGACGGCCTCTTTCGCAGGGACCATATATTTGCGTGGATCATTCTCAGCCGCATGGCTTGCGAACACAGCTCTAATCGCATCGGAAAAAGCGATGCGCAGCTCTGTTGCGACGTTCATCTTGGCCATGCCCAGCTGTACGCAGCGGCGAACTTGCTCTTCAGGAATGCCGGAGCCACCGTGCAACACAAGCGGAAGCTGTACCCTTTGTCCAATTTCGCGCAAGCGATTAAACGCAATGTTAGGCTCGCCTTTATAAATACCGTGCGCTGTACCGATGGCTGGCGCAAGCGTATGAACGCCTGTTGCCGCGACGAAGGCGGCACACTCATCGGGAATGGCTAACGTTGCTTCATGCTCATCTACAATAATGTCGTCCTCCACGCCGCCAACTTTGCCTAGCTCGGCCTCGACATTTACGCCAGCCGCCGCTGCTACTTTGACGACTTCTTGCGTTCGCTGAACATTTTCTGCATACGCATACATAGAGGCGTCGATCATGACGGATGTGTAGCCTGCACGAATACATTTGACGATCAGCTCATAATCTGTGCAATGATCCAAGTGAAGGGCGATGGGTACTGTTGCTCGCCGAGCTGCTGTCTGGGCGGCTGCGACGATATAGTCTGGACCGAGGTGATGAACGGTCCCTACAGTTGTTTGAATAATGAGCGGTGATTCCATTTCTTCAGCAGCTTCTACGACTGCTTGCAGCATTTCCAACGTGTGCACATTAAAGGCTGTGATTCCGAATTGTTGCTCGCGTGCGGTTTGCAGCATCGTTGTAGAACTGACGAGATGACCCATGAGAAATGACCTCCGCCTGCTTAATTATGATTGAAACAATCATAATAATGATTTATAATTTCATAAAACTGATTATAAGGGAGGATTTTCCTGAATGTCAAACAAAGAAATGCAAACTTATAAAGAAATTAGTGATCAATCAGAGGCTTTACAGCAAGCGTGGGATGAATTGTATCGTCAGTTGGCATGGGTGCAGCGTTATATAGGAAATGATCAGTTTGATGAAGTTGTCTTTATTGGCTCCGGTTCATCTTGGTATCAAGCCTTAACGATGGCTGCAACGTATCGCAAATGGACGGGGCGCAGTGCTTCAGCCCACCCATCATCCGACCTGTTCTTGTTCAGGGATCAGACTGTAACGGCCGCTAAGAAGACATTATTAGTTTGCGTTTCGCGTTCAGGGCAATCCCACGAGGTCATTTTTGCTCTGGAATCTGTACAGCACTTGCCACAATGGGTGACGTGCGGTATTACGTGTTACCCGGATAGCCGCATGGCAAACATGACGGAATGTCTGATCTCG harbors:
- a CDS encoding class II fructose-bisphosphate aldolase — encoded protein: MGHLVSSTTMLQTAREQQFGITAFNVHTLEMLQAVVEAAEEMESPLIIQTTVGTVHHLGPDYIVAAAQTAARRATVPIALHLDHCTDYELIVKCIRAGYTSVMIDASMYAYAENVQRTQEVVKVAAAAGVNVEAELGKVGGVEDDIIVDEHEATLAIPDECAAFVAATGVHTLAPAIGTAHGIYKGEPNIAFNRLREIGQRVQLPLVLHGGSGIPEEQVRRCVQLGMAKMNVATELRIAFSDAIRAVFASHAAENDPRKYMVPAKEAVKRLAQEKMKMAGCIGKAKEVQARTDHLKASLCY
- a CDS encoding alpha/beta fold hydrolase; translation: MHGWGMSDLVWRHCAIALPQFSHHYVSFADCATAAELREAVLAPLRREGGDWHIVAWSLGGMLVLDALDEQLRSQGGQLEPEENGAGLFRAIVLCGDHTPRAVIRSVVLTGTTLRFVDEAGAGWHPRIIARMRRRLATEPRQTLLAFAETIRPSSDDSRVAECLERAVAATSFSAAGLDAGLAYLQQSDLTQVWQRLMTHHVPICWLHGEDDSVCPKLAFDQARIMAEQVSVNNDHRKEHMARFISLPFSGHAPFLTQPQRWLKELNAWYEQFEHGNEDNDSDSEFSAYT
- the bioC gene encoding malonyl-ACP O-methyltransferase BioC; this translates as MSNLNMEMKTTIATASLAHTHKDVLTDSIDKGLVQRRFDRHAHEYDQYAEVQKQMADQLAEHIKAAMPPIHNNSTSLRILDIGCGTGMLTERLMRTYPQSHVTLLDLSPRMLEQALAKLNHIGIQASAVEVIAEDAETWAERAGRLRHEGKEDVLPKNKQNAACAQVEASFDLIVSSAAFQWFNRPDETLTALCSLLRPGGVLAFATFMPGTLGELHAAFAAAEAALGLPPSPRGQSYPTGHDWSRWCASPTVARPLNWEERCYTHRYSSTDAMLRHVRRIGAGNAVVGRSAAPNRALHARWQAEYAARFSASDGSVPASYYVGYGLLHMDT
- a CDS encoding 1-phosphofructokinase family hexose kinase, which gives rise to MITTVTLNAAIDKTYIVPQFESKAQYRVEQMNASAGGKGINVARVIKTLREPVVATGFVAGFNGMAILEQLNLEGIQGEFVMASGESRLCLNIIDPVQGTQTELLEAGPTLPDGVLAAMKLKVAQLAARSYYVVFSGSLPRGCPVHFYAELIEIARQVGATPILDTSGAALIEGIKAKPYLIKPNEHEIKLLLDDSYDKAIKKEHAGHHEPTYRSAMSEQHTEAFRYSSSTLIKEDAKHPLHRDNNLNSDRESVLTQVLGETDLPLSTLSTSTTHDEPAIAHAIRRLNAQGVPNVIVSLGKRGALAGMEGELYRVNVPQVEAVNTVGSGDAMVAGIIVGEKRGMSVVDRLRFGAACGTANVLMPSAGLVRREDIMKLLKEVTVECISQQY